Sequence from the Qingrenia yutianensis genome:
CCACGCATTAACGCCTGCCGAGCTTCATACACCTTTTTCAAGTGTCGGTTTACGGTCTTGCAGTTATCGGGGAACGACAGCGATACGACATCTCCGTTTTTGCTCCAATTAAGTCCGTAAAGCATATCAATCTTAAAAATTGTGTGGAGCGTTTCAAGCTCGGAATCGACAGACAGCCTTGATATTGCAAACCTGTGTATGCCGAGCAACCTTGCCAGCTTTGCGGTAATCTGCGGTTTTGCGTAAATTCGCTCTCCTTCGTACTGTCCTATGCGTGTCCCTGCGGTCTTTTTCGCAAAGCCGACCTTTTCGCCGAGTTCCGACTGCGACAAGCCGTTATATTGTCTGCACAGCTTTA
This genomic interval carries:
- a CDS encoding helix-turn-helix domain-containing protein; protein product: MNNKKPKPIGRTIKLCRQYNGLSQSELGEKVGFAKKTAGTRIGQYEGERIYAKPQITAKLARLLGIHRFAISRLSVDSELETLHTIFKIDMLYGLNWSKNGDVVSLSFPDNCKTVNRHLKKVYEARQALMRGEITYDDYNHIKNACGTYKKRK